Proteins encoded within one genomic window of Schaalia sp. HMT-172:
- a CDS encoding siderophore ABC transporter substrate-binding protein, whose amino-acid sequence MSRTTTSLAAIAAIAALGLAACSSGATTSQSSAASSETTQATQASSVSIDANDGTVEIKLPVTRAASLDNRTFEVLAQWDVPLVAAPKKLIPSTITAYNGEDIADVGMHRDPNLEALVAAEPDLIISGQRFSKYDAQIKELAPDVPLINLEPREGQPFDQELIREVTDLGEIFGKQAEAKQLVDDFNASIERAKNAYDGSSTVMAVDVSGGNIGYVAPGKGRTWGPVFDLLGLKPALEVEGATDSHTGDDISVEAIAQANPAWIFVLDRDAAITKDGSNTPAETVINDNAALQNVAALQNKHVVYAPNDTYTNESIITYTEIFNSIADAFEAAKK is encoded by the coding sequence ATGTCTCGCACGACCACCTCCCTGGCCGCCATCGCCGCCATCGCCGCCCTCGGCCTCGCCGCATGCTCCTCCGGCGCCACCACCTCCCAGTCCTCCGCCGCCTCGAGCGAGACCACGCAGGCCACCCAGGCCTCGTCCGTGTCCATCGACGCGAACGACGGAACGGTCGAGATCAAGCTGCCCGTGACCCGCGCCGCCTCCCTCGACAATCGCACCTTCGAGGTCCTCGCGCAGTGGGACGTGCCGCTCGTCGCCGCCCCCAAGAAGCTGATCCCCTCCACCATCACCGCGTACAACGGTGAGGACATCGCCGACGTGGGCATGCACCGCGACCCCAACCTGGAGGCCCTGGTCGCCGCCGAACCCGACCTCATCATCTCCGGTCAGCGCTTCTCCAAGTACGACGCGCAGATCAAGGAACTGGCGCCCGACGTCCCGCTCATCAACCTGGAGCCGCGCGAGGGCCAGCCCTTCGACCAGGAGCTCATCCGCGAGGTCACCGACCTGGGTGAGATCTTCGGCAAGCAGGCCGAGGCCAAGCAGCTCGTCGACGACTTCAACGCCTCGATCGAGCGCGCGAAGAACGCCTACGACGGATCCTCCACCGTCATGGCGGTGGACGTCTCCGGCGGCAACATCGGCTACGTGGCGCCCGGCAAGGGCCGCACGTGGGGACCGGTCTTCGACCTGCTCGGCCTCAAGCCCGCCCTCGAGGTAGAGGGGGCGACCGACTCGCACACCGGTGACGACATCTCCGTCGAGGCGATCGCGCAGGCCAACCCGGCGTGGATCTTCGTCCTCGACCGCGACGCCGCCATCACCAAGGACGGCTCCAACACTCCGGCCGAAACGGTCATCAACGACAACGCCGCCCTGCAAAACGTCGCCGCCCTGCAAAACAAGCACGTCGTGTACGCCCCCAACGACACGTACACCAACGAATCCATCATCACCTACACGGAGATCTTCAACTCCATCGCAGACGCCTTCGAGGCCGCGAAGAAGTAA
- a CDS encoding NAD-dependent protein deacylase, translating into MNDDVSTLAEWITSSPSTVFFGGAGVSTESGIPDFRGANGFYFQEREIPLETVLSIDFFERHPQAYWEWFHEIYRPVDPNGAHRALAALEAAGRLDAVVTQNIDGLHQRAGSRTVWELHGNWERLVCTRCGTVAALGDATWVDGDPVPACPSCGGQMRPDIVMYGESLDEGVIEAAVSAIARASTLIVAGTSLVVYPAAGLINYFSGDHLVLMNATPTSADAHADLIVRAPVARTFDQVMAELREEGVVSA; encoded by the coding sequence ATGAACGACGACGTATCGACACTGGCGGAGTGGATCACATCTTCCCCGTCCACCGTGTTTTTCGGCGGTGCGGGCGTGTCCACTGAGTCGGGAATCCCCGATTTTCGCGGGGCGAACGGCTTCTACTTCCAGGAGCGCGAAATTCCTCTGGAGACGGTGCTGAGCATCGATTTCTTTGAGCGGCATCCGCAGGCCTACTGGGAGTGGTTTCACGAGATCTACCGTCCCGTCGACCCCAATGGGGCGCACAGGGCCCTGGCCGCCCTGGAGGCAGCCGGTCGGCTGGACGCGGTCGTTACACAGAACATCGACGGCCTGCATCAGCGGGCTGGGTCGCGGACCGTGTGGGAGCTGCACGGCAACTGGGAGCGCCTCGTATGCACGCGCTGTGGGACCGTCGCGGCGCTCGGGGATGCCACCTGGGTCGACGGGGATCCCGTGCCCGCGTGCCCGTCGTGCGGAGGGCAGATGCGCCCGGACATCGTCATGTACGGCGAGTCCCTGGACGAGGGTGTCATCGAGGCCGCCGTGTCTGCCATCGCGCGGGCGTCCACGCTGATCGTGGCCGGCACGTCCCTCGTGGTCTACCCGGCGGCGGGCCTCATCAACTACTTCTCGGGGGACCACCTGGTGCTCATGAACGCCACCCCGACCTCGGCCGACGCGCACGCCGACCTGATCGTCCGCGCCCCGGTCGCCCGCACATTCGACCAGGTTATGGCCGAGTTGCGCGAGGAGGGCGTCGTGTCTGCGTAG
- a CDS encoding NAD(+) synthase: MNFHSLYDQGFARVAAVTLPVHPARPFENAREIIDAARELDTRGVAIGVFPELCVSGYAIDDLFLQDVLLDNVEKALADIVEASADLLPLLIVGAPLRKDNALYNCAVAIHRGRVLAIVPKSHLPNYREFYEKRHFVTMPPRACERIEVPWGGVEEFSGGPAWVPFGQVLLSADDVPGLTIGIEICEDMWVPATPATELALAGATVLANLSASPITVGRGADRELMVRSVSARCSAAYIYTAAGMGESSTDLAWDGETMIYEAGDLLAIGERFQEGTHITIADVDLERLRTERKRQNSFTDNAQRYFAGDERLSPQEVEFTLDPPRTDLGLERAVNRFPFVPNDPTRLEQDCYEAYNIQVAGLVQRLRAIGNPKVVIGVSGGLDSTHALVVASRAMDLLGRPRTDILCYTLPGFATSERTKTNATLLCRYLGTSFQEIDIRPAATQMLADIGHPYGEGEATYDVTFENVQAGLRTDYLFRLANHLGGIVLGTGDLSELALGWCTYGVGDQMSHYAVNTGVPKTLMQHLIRWVVASKQFDDHVGEVLLSILHTEISPELVPAKPGEKMQSTQDKIGPYNLQDFTLYHVLRRGARPSKIAFLAEKAWSDASVGSWPVGFPEEDKVAYSLEEIVKWERLFLWRFFSQQFKRSALPNGPKVMAGGSLSPRGDWRMPADVSGADWVAELDEAVKGLVD; this comes from the coding sequence ATGAACTTCCATTCCCTCTACGACCAGGGTTTTGCGCGCGTCGCCGCCGTCACCCTGCCCGTGCACCCCGCTCGCCCGTTCGAGAACGCGCGCGAGATCATCGACGCCGCCCGCGAGCTCGATACGCGCGGCGTCGCGATAGGCGTTTTCCCCGAACTGTGCGTGTCCGGCTATGCCATCGACGACCTCTTCCTGCAGGACGTGCTGCTCGATAACGTCGAGAAGGCTCTCGCCGACATCGTCGAGGCCAGCGCCGACCTGCTGCCGCTCCTCATCGTCGGTGCGCCCCTGCGCAAGGACAACGCCCTGTACAACTGCGCCGTCGCCATCCACCGCGGCCGCGTGCTGGCAATCGTCCCGAAGTCGCACCTGCCCAACTACCGCGAGTTCTACGAGAAGCGCCACTTCGTCACCATGCCCCCGCGCGCCTGCGAGCGCATCGAAGTGCCGTGGGGAGGCGTCGAAGAATTCAGCGGCGGCCCCGCGTGGGTCCCCTTCGGCCAGGTCCTCCTCTCCGCCGACGACGTTCCCGGCCTGACCATCGGCATCGAGATCTGCGAAGACATGTGGGTGCCCGCCACCCCGGCCACCGAGCTGGCGCTCGCGGGCGCGACCGTCCTGGCGAACCTGTCCGCCTCCCCCATCACCGTCGGGCGCGGCGCGGACCGCGAGCTCATGGTCCGCTCGGTGTCCGCGCGCTGCTCGGCCGCCTACATCTACACGGCGGCCGGCATGGGCGAATCCAGCACGGATCTCGCATGGGACGGCGAGACCATGATTTACGAGGCCGGGGACCTCCTCGCGATCGGCGAGCGCTTCCAGGAGGGCACGCACATCACGATCGCCGACGTGGACCTGGAGCGCCTGCGCACCGAGCGCAAGCGCCAGAACTCGTTCACGGACAACGCGCAGCGCTACTTCGCGGGGGATGAGCGCTTGTCCCCGCAGGAGGTCGAGTTCACCCTCGATCCGCCGCGCACCGACCTGGGCTTGGAGCGAGCGGTGAACCGCTTCCCCTTCGTCCCCAACGACCCCACGCGCCTGGAGCAGGACTGCTACGAGGCCTACAACATTCAGGTGGCTGGCCTGGTCCAGCGCCTGCGCGCGATCGGCAACCCGAAGGTCGTCATCGGCGTCTCGGGCGGCCTGGATTCGACGCACGCGCTGGTTGTGGCCTCCCGCGCGATGGACCTGCTCGGCCGTCCACGCACGGACATCCTGTGCTACACGTTGCCCGGCTTCGCGACCTCCGAGCGCACGAAGACGAACGCGACGCTGCTGTGCCGCTACCTGGGCACGTCGTTCCAGGAGATCGACATCCGTCCGGCAGCCACGCAGATGCTGGCCGACATCGGCCACCCCTACGGAGAGGGCGAGGCCACCTACGACGTGACCTTCGAAAACGTCCAGGCGGGCCTGCGCACCGACTACCTGTTCCGCTTGGCCAACCATCTGGGCGGCATCGTGCTGGGCACGGGCGACCTGTCCGAGCTGGCACTGGGCTGGTGCACCTACGGCGTGGGCGACCAGATGAGCCACTACGCTGTCAACACGGGCGTGCCCAAGACCCTCATGCAGCACCTGATCCGCTGGGTGGTGGCCTCCAAGCAGTTCGACGACCACGTCGGCGAGGTCCTCCTGTCGATCCTCCACACGGAGATCTCCCCGGAGCTGGTTCCCGCCAAGCCGGGCGAGAAGATGCAGTCCACGCAGGACAAGATCGGCCCCTACAACCTGCAGGACTTCACGCTCTACCACGTGCTGCGTCGTGGCGCGCGCCCCTCGAAGATCGCGTTCCTGGCGGAGAAGGCCTGGTCGGACGCCTCGGTCGGTTCCTGGCCGGTCGGCTTCCCCGAGGAGGACAAGGTCGCGTATTCGCTGGAAGAGATCGTCAAGTGGGAGCGCCTGTTCCTGTGGCGTTTCTTCAGCCAGCAGTTCAAGCGCAGCGCCCTGCCCAACGGCCCGAAGGTCATGGCCGGCGGCTCCCTGTCCCCGCGCGGGGACTGGCGCATGCCCGCCGACGTGTCGGGCGCGGATTGGGTCGCCGAACTCGACGAGGCCGTGAAGGGCCTGGTCGACTGA
- a CDS encoding DUF3800 domain-containing protein encodes MLIAYIDEVGEAGAFISKDHKRFKISPAFGYAGFVVPEQHVHALSRDVAITKQKFYSLLCSDGEENPRNYAPTWERKGSDLLSKHAMGRAGRQEVIELRSLLTRISSNYGGKLFYFVREKPIGSPGQVWGKDIDNNWENKREERTLECLSEAINRLCTYAEHEEQNILLFQDMINENERYQQVRRSYAHVYSRIREHQEMRRILEAPAYIDSELSTNIQCADWIAALIGRACDYQLIPGSSYKWVAETFYRYLHGHFTYESTLQFNMRSIDNIHNIKILDRARPALDSIAGMSPENLRLLQKVHARTSAPTPRKPS; translated from the coding sequence ATGCTCATCGCTTATATCGACGAAGTTGGCGAAGCTGGCGCTTTCATTTCAAAGGATCACAAGAGGTTTAAAATATCCCCTGCATTCGGCTATGCCGGCTTTGTTGTTCCTGAACAGCATGTCCATGCTTTATCTCGAGATGTCGCGATAACCAAGCAGAAGTTCTACTCACTTCTCTGCAGCGACGGCGAGGAAAATCCCAGAAACTACGCTCCTACATGGGAGCGTAAAGGGTCTGACCTCCTGAGCAAACACGCAATGGGGAGAGCAGGACGACAGGAAGTAATTGAGCTGCGCTCGCTTCTCACACGAATATCGAGTAATTACGGTGGAAAGCTCTTCTACTTCGTCCGCGAAAAACCGATCGGTTCCCCCGGACAGGTATGGGGAAAGGATATTGACAACAACTGGGAAAATAAACGCGAGGAGAGAACCCTTGAATGTTTGAGCGAGGCGATCAACCGACTCTGCACTTATGCTGAACACGAAGAACAGAACATCCTTCTTTTTCAGGACATGATCAACGAAAATGAGCGCTATCAGCAGGTTCGACGCAGTTACGCTCATGTCTACAGCCGCATCAGAGAACATCAGGAGATGCGTCGTATCCTAGAAGCGCCTGCATACATCGACTCAGAGCTTTCCACGAATATCCAGTGCGCAGACTGGATCGCAGCTCTCATCGGCCGGGCGTGCGACTACCAGCTGATTCCCGGCAGCTCGTACAAGTGGGTGGCTGAGACATTTTACCGCTATCTTCATGGTCATTTCACGTACGAGTCAACACTCCAGTTTAATATGCGCAGCATCGACAACATTCACAATATCAAGATTCTTGATAGAGCCAGACCAGCTCTCGACTCCATCGCTGGCATGTCTCCCGAGAATCTCCGGCTTCTTCAGAAGGTACATGCTCGCACGAGTGCCCCTACTCCTCGTAAACCGTCGTAA
- a CDS encoding NUDIX domain-containing protein — MIEPLTIPVAVDIVALTVIDHTLHALVVRRGIEPFTDHLALPGGFLREGEQTDEAAARELEEETGIIPPGHLEQLRSYGPEGRDPRGPVLSVAYLLLAPSFSPTRAGGDAAGALWHPVDALLTSPSPLAFDHAHILADGVERARSKIEYSPLATSFCGPEFTITQLRTTYEAIWGSALDPRNFHRKATKTASFIEPTGGTVRESAGRPAALYRLVPGVDETAFVLDPPLRRPASPAPASSTKSASAPSTQE, encoded by the coding sequence ATGATTGAACCCCTGACCATCCCCGTCGCGGTCGACATCGTCGCCCTGACCGTCATCGACCACACGCTTCACGCGCTCGTCGTGCGCCGAGGAATCGAACCCTTCACAGACCACCTGGCCCTGCCCGGCGGCTTCCTGCGCGAGGGCGAACAAACAGACGAGGCGGCCGCGCGCGAGCTTGAGGAAGAAACGGGCATCATTCCGCCGGGACATCTCGAACAACTGCGTTCCTACGGACCGGAAGGCCGCGACCCCCGAGGCCCCGTTCTCTCTGTCGCCTACCTCCTCCTCGCCCCATCTTTTTCACCCACCCGCGCGGGAGGCGACGCCGCCGGAGCCCTCTGGCACCCCGTCGACGCACTCCTCACATCCCCCTCACCCCTCGCCTTCGACCACGCACACATCCTCGCGGACGGCGTCGAGCGCGCCCGCTCCAAGATCGAATACTCCCCCCTGGCCACCTCCTTCTGCGGCCCCGAATTCACGATCACACAGCTGCGCACCACCTACGAGGCCATCTGGGGATCAGCCCTCGACCCGCGCAACTTCCACCGAAAGGCCACCAAAACGGCCTCGTTTATCGAGCCGACGGGCGGCACCGTGCGAGAGAGCGCCGGGCGTCCGGCAGCCCTCTACCGCCTCGTCCCGGGCGTCGACGAAACCGCCTTCGTCCTCGACCCACCCCTGCGCCGACCCGCCTCCCCAGCCCCGGCCTCGTCGACGAAGAGCGCGAGCGCGCCGAGTACGCAAGAATAA
- a CDS encoding NAD(+)/NADH kinase: protein MRRRAVIVRRPTELDELMDRYSTRGQVEFVLRSRGRTLASVETAHESHVAALARVRAGIPEGWASADVERDSLSRFLFAPEDVIVVVGPDGLVANVAKYAGEQAVVGVNSVPQSNAGVLVRCTPDQGVGALRRIDEGGDLRVDQLTMVRAAADDSRTLTALNEVFIGHPSHQSARYELTFGSRVERQSSSGVVVSTGTGATGWGASLKRGRHMGDLPAPTSRSLAWFVREAWPSPFTGVDYTEGILDEGEELSLVVGSESLVLFGDGMESDRLTLTWGQSVRISRAPRALSLVDPAGLGEG from the coding sequence GTGCGCCGCCGAGCCGTCATCGTCCGGCGCCCCACCGAGCTCGACGAGCTCATGGACCGCTACTCCACGCGCGGCCAGGTCGAATTCGTCCTGAGGAGCCGCGGGCGAACCCTCGCCTCCGTCGAGACCGCCCACGAGTCCCACGTGGCGGCGCTGGCGCGCGTGCGCGCGGGCATCCCGGAGGGGTGGGCGAGCGCCGACGTGGAGCGCGACTCCCTGTCGCGTTTCCTCTTCGCCCCCGAGGACGTCATCGTCGTTGTGGGACCCGATGGCCTGGTCGCCAACGTCGCCAAGTACGCGGGCGAGCAGGCCGTGGTCGGCGTCAACTCGGTTCCCCAGTCCAACGCGGGGGTGCTCGTGCGCTGCACGCCCGACCAGGGGGTTGGCGCGTTGCGCCGCATCGACGAGGGCGGCGACCTGCGCGTGGACCAGCTGACGATGGTGCGCGCGGCAGCCGATGACTCGCGCACGCTCACCGCCCTCAACGAGGTCTTCATTGGGCACCCGAGCCACCAGAGCGCCCGATACGAACTCACCTTCGGATCTCGCGTCGAGCGTCAGTCCTCCTCGGGCGTCGTCGTCTCGACCGGGACCGGGGCGACCGGGTGGGGAGCCTCCCTCAAGCGCGGACGCCACATGGGGGACCTGCCCGCCCCGACCTCGCGCTCCCTCGCGTGGTTCGTGCGCGAGGCGTGGCCCTCGCCCTTCACAGGCGTGGACTACACCGAGGGCATCCTGGACGAGGGCGAGGAGCTGAGCCTCGTCGTCGGCTCCGAATCCCTCGTCCTGTTCGGCGACGGCATGGAATCCGACCGGCTCACCCTCACGTGGGGCCAAAGCGTGCGGATTTCGCGCGCCCCGCGCGCCCTGTCCCTCGTCGACCCCGCCGGCCTGGGGGAGGGATGA
- a CDS encoding ABC transporter permease: MTHSPTAPAPAPSSAVSATRDAARTSSRRPLALALATLAVIALLVLSLATGEYSILSQDDGWRIFLAVRVPRTIALILSGAAMSMSGLVMQLVTQNRFAEPSTTGTSEWAGLGLLVIMIAWPSAPILVRMTCAIVFAFVGTMVFFALLRRVSLRSSLLVPIMGMMLGAVVSAISTFIALETNTMQSVAVWFQGSFTSVYEGQYEILWIVAAVVAIVFVMADRLTAVSLGEDIAVSLGVNYHRMVLIATGLVAVATGVVTVVVGSLPFLGLIVPNLVSMTMGDNLRTNLPWVCLAGVALVTVTDLLARTIISPFEMPVSVILGVLGAFVFIALVLRQARKGAVL; this comes from the coding sequence ATGACGCACTCCCCCACCGCCCCCGCGCCCGCCCCTTCGTCGGCCGTCTCCGCCACGCGCGACGCCGCCCGGACCTCGTCGCGGCGCCCCCTGGCGCTCGCCCTCGCCACGCTCGCGGTCATCGCCCTGCTGGTCCTGTCCCTGGCCACCGGCGAATACTCGATCCTCTCCCAGGACGACGGCTGGCGCATCTTCCTCGCCGTGCGCGTCCCCCGCACGATCGCCCTCATCCTCTCGGGCGCCGCCATGTCGATGAGCGGCCTCGTCATGCAGCTCGTCACCCAAAACCGTTTCGCCGAACCCTCCACGACCGGCACCAGCGAGTGGGCGGGACTGGGCCTGCTCGTCATCATGATCGCCTGGCCCAGCGCACCAATCCTCGTGCGCATGACCTGCGCGATTGTCTTCGCGTTCGTCGGAACCATGGTCTTCTTCGCCCTCCTGCGCCGCGTCTCCCTGCGCTCCTCGCTGCTCGTGCCCATCATGGGCATGATGCTCGGCGCCGTCGTCTCCGCAATCTCCACGTTCATCGCCCTGGAGACGAACACCATGCAGAGCGTCGCCGTGTGGTTCCAAGGCTCCTTCACCTCCGTGTACGAAGGCCAGTACGAGATCCTGTGGATCGTCGCCGCCGTCGTCGCCATCGTCTTCGTCATGGCGGACCGACTCACCGCCGTCTCCCTCGGCGAAGACATCGCCGTCTCCCTCGGTGTCAACTACCACCGCATGGTCCTCATCGCGACCGGACTGGTGGCCGTCGCCACCGGCGTCGTCACCGTCGTCGTCGGCTCCCTGCCCTTCCTCGGGCTCATCGTCCCCAACCTGGTCTCCATGACGATGGGCGACAACCTGCGTACCAACCTTCCCTGGGTGTGCCTGGCGGGCGTCGCCCTGGTCACCGTCACCGACTTGCTCGCGCGCACCATCATCTCCCCCTTCGAGATGCCTGTCTCTGTCATCCTGGGCGTCCTCGGGGCCTTCGTCTTCATCGCGCTCGTCCTGCGCCAGGCACGCAAGGGGGCCGTCCTGTGA
- a CDS encoding SPFH domain-containing protein, whose protein sequence is MGTLHHHPFFIRYQGGAGDHVVQIRAGRTLRSGVGQSFWLRAGRCALAEVPTANRAHSFLVQATTADQQNINAQVAITYHIEDAEAAAEHYDFGLYPRQAGADAQGLWQIDETVTRIAHSALASAIGGMTLTDAISGSLERVGALLVGAFADDDQLRATGVAVVDARLLSLRPDEGVESSLRAPLLEQLQAEADRALYERRALAVERESQISENEMQSKLDLARKRADLVDQEGHNARREAEEKAAADAIAVEAESRRIVEKAKAYEADWNTAGRARIGNDTAYIQALADAGPEVARALALKEMAKNMPSFGNITITADVLSDLVAAFTGASKAGK, encoded by the coding sequence ATGGGAACTCTTCACCACCACCCCTTCTTCATCCGCTACCAGGGTGGCGCCGGAGACCACGTCGTCCAGATCCGCGCCGGACGCACGCTTCGATCCGGCGTCGGCCAGTCCTTCTGGCTGCGAGCCGGGCGCTGCGCGCTCGCGGAAGTACCCACCGCCAACCGCGCCCACAGCTTCCTCGTGCAGGCCACGACCGCTGACCAGCAGAACATCAACGCGCAGGTCGCCATCACCTACCACATCGAGGACGCCGAAGCCGCCGCCGAACACTACGACTTCGGCCTGTACCCGCGTCAGGCGGGGGCCGACGCGCAGGGGCTCTGGCAGATCGACGAAACCGTCACCCGCATCGCCCACTCCGCCCTGGCCTCGGCGATCGGAGGGATGACGCTCACCGACGCTATCAGCGGGTCTCTCGAAAGGGTCGGTGCCCTGCTCGTCGGAGCCTTCGCGGACGACGACCAGCTGCGCGCCACCGGCGTAGCCGTCGTCGACGCGCGCCTGCTGAGCCTACGCCCCGACGAGGGCGTGGAATCCTCCCTGCGCGCCCCGCTCCTCGAGCAACTCCAGGCCGAGGCCGACCGCGCGCTCTACGAACGCCGCGCCCTCGCCGTCGAACGCGAGTCCCAGATCTCCGAAAACGAGATGCAGTCCAAGCTCGATCTGGCCCGCAAACGCGCCGACCTGGTCGACCAGGAGGGGCACAACGCCCGGCGCGAGGCCGAGGAAAAGGCGGCCGCCGACGCGATCGCGGTTGAGGCGGAGTCGCGTCGCATCGTCGAAAAAGCCAAGGCCTACGAGGCCGACTGGAACACGGCGGGACGCGCCCGCATCGGCAACGACACGGCATACATTCAGGCCCTGGCCGACGCCGGACCCGAGGTGGCCCGTGCCCTCGCCCTGAAGGAAATGGCCAAGAACATGCCTTCCTTCGGTAACATCACCATCACCGCCGACGTGCTCAGCGATCTCGTGGCCGCCTTCACGGGCGCCTCGAAGGCGGGGAAGTAG